In Oncorhynchus mykiss isolate Arlee chromosome 1, USDA_OmykA_1.1, whole genome shotgun sequence, the following proteins share a genomic window:
- the LOC110521665 gene encoding C2 domain-containing protein 5 isoform X14 — protein sequence MPGKLKAKIVAGRHLPVMDRASDLTDAFVEVKFGNTTFKTDVFPKSLNPQWNSEWFKFEVDDEDLQDEPLQITVLDHDTYSANDAIGKVYIDIDPLLSCEAATVISGWLPIYDTIHGIRGEINVLVKVDLFNDLNRFRQSSCGVKFFCTTSIPRCYRVALVHGFVEELVVNEDPEYQWIDRIRTPRASNEARQRLISLMSGELQRKIGLKVLEMGGNAVVGYLQCFDLEGESGLVVRAIGTACTLDKLSPGTAPNTTTHTNTHTLPNTAPTSNACNSPSKDSKEPVFSEDPPHSLSGPPTPLRTLPSSSPPPFSPSKPCSRQSSSSDTDLSLTPRIGMGSGGSVGKEAGPLKTLLRQHTQSALEQREFPIFTLTCFPPGFLVHVGGVVSTRSVKLLDRIHNPDEPETRDAWWEEIRQEIKSHAKALGCHAVVGYSESTSICEEVCILSASGTAAMLNPRFMREGCLDTGGSDHRLSRQPHPGMVGSERGEGEVSSTWLGFEDASPPSCGFVHIPYDEFNMPFPAQLTYCYHCRRQKVPDVLFTTIDLPAEAEVTGKGCLIQARLCRTKKKAQGEVNATSISNLLPFMEYELHTQLMNKLKLRSMNALFGLRIQISVGENMLLGLASATGVYLSALPAPGGIQIAGKTPSDLSYDQHISTMQKRIDDTIAKNKELYNIHPPKLFTLDPEAFTGLNTECIEEVVGSPIPDRQRSSRLFRSTSESSDELSELDLSHGKKDAFVLEIDDTDAVEDIQSLLTDAPIPAGFYSCNTEVMPGIHNWTSGLQMFTSVRVYRLSNANLTNQGLNKIFTDLCENLLKSLYFKLRSMIPCCLCHLNFTVAVPEEELIQVAVTAVAMSFDKETQQAADKALTREGFVCFPGSGENEEQLQFSMELCGESTISNNQPTAKPSGVPESAMVHSSRAPSVDYGSFADRCSTWLELLRLKAHTIRRGSVKTSRRTQLLAHSVSSSERCSPLPEGRSRSLRSTRSLPCGAPVTVVKMTPLSFLPGTRIVKYLGIINMFFIRETTSLREEGGVSGFLHSFIAEVFAMVRAHVAALGGNALVSYSMKECVFMENPNKNQAQCLINVSGDAVIFIRESDQEAIPPLLTSRQTSSTGADGTT from the exons ATGCCGGGGAAGCTGAAAGCTAAGATTGTGGCAGGGCGCCACTTACCTGTCATGGACAGAGCCAGCGACCTCACTGATGCCTTTGTAGAG GTCAAGTTTGGCAACACAACTTTCAAAACGGACGTCTTCCCCAAGTCACTTAACCCACAGTGGAACTCAGAGTGGTTCAAATTTGAG GTGGATGATGAGGACTTACAGGATGAGCCATTACAAATCACAGTGTTGGACCATGACACTTACAGTGCCAACGATGCAATAGGGAAGGTCTACATTGACATCGACCCTCTGCTCTCCTGCGAGGCTGCTACTGTCATTTCTGGATGGTTACCCATCTACGACACTATACACG GTATCAGAGGGGAGATTAATGTTCTGGTGAAGGTGGACCTCTTCAATGACCTGAACCGCTTCAGACAGTCCTCTTGTGGTGTCAAATTCTTCTGCA cAACGTCCATCCCGAGGTGTTACCGCGTGGCGCTGGTCCATGGCTTTGTTGAGGAGCTGGTGGTGAACGAGGACCCAGAGTACCAGTGGATTGACCGCATCAGAACCCCCAGAGCTTCAAACGAGGCCCGACAGAGACTCATCTCTCTCATGTCTG gtgaGCTGCAGAGGAAAATAGGTCTGAAAGTGTTGGAGATGGGTGGTAATGCGGTGGTGGGGTACCTGCAGTGCTTTGATCTGGAGGGAGAGTCAGGTCTGGTGGTCCGAGCCATCGGCACCGCCTGTACTCTGGACAAACTCAGCCCTGGGACGGCTCccaacactaccacacacaccaacacacacacactccccaacaCCGCCCCCACATCCAATGCCTGCAACTCTCCTTCCAAGGACAGCAAAGA GCCTGTGTTCAGTGAGGACCCCCCCCATTCCCTCTCCGGCCCCCCCACGCCTCTCAGAacccttccttcctcctctcctcctcccttctctccatccAAGCCATGCAGTCGCCAGTCCTCCTCCTCAGACACAGACCTCAGTCTGACGCCCAGGATTG GGATGGGAAGTGGGGGCAGCGTTGGAAAAGAGGCTGGCCCTCTGAAGACCCTCCTCAGACAACATACCCAATCAGCTCTGGAGCAGAGG GAGTTCCCCATCTTCACGTTGACCTGTTTCCCCCCTGGCTTCTTGGTTCACGTCGGGGGCGTGGTCAGCACCCGCTCGGTCAAGCTGCTTGACCGCATACACAACCCCG aCGAGCCGGAGACGAGGGACGCGTGGTGGGAGGAGATTCGTCAGGAGATCAAGTCTCATGCAAAAGCCCTGGGTTGCCACGCTGTGGTGGGATACAGCGAGAGCACCAGCATCTg TGAGGAGGTGTGTATCCTGTCTGCATCTGGCACAGCGGCCATGTTGAATCCCAGATTCATGCGTGAGGGCTGTCTGGACACCGGCGGCAGCGACCACAGGTTATCACGACAACCACACCCCGGCATGGTGGGGTCGGAGAGGGGCGAGGGGGAAGTTAGCTCAACCTGGCTGgg gttTGAGGATGCGTCGCCCCCTAGCTGCGGGTTTGTTCACATCCCGTATGATGAGTTCAACATGCCGTTCCCAGCTCAGCTTACATACTGCTACCACTGTAGGAGACAGAAGGTCCCTGATGTGCTCTTTACTACCATAGACCTACCTGCTGAGGCTGAGGTTACTGGGAAGGGCTGCCTCATACAGGCCAG GTTGTGTCGAACGAAGAAGAAGGCCCAAGGGGAGGTGAATGCTACATCCATCTCTAACCTCCTCCCCTTCATGGAGTATGAGCTCCACACACAGCTGATGAACAAACTCAAACTGCGCTCCATGAATGCTCTGTTTGGACTCCGCATTCAGATCAGTGTGGGAGAAAACATGCTCCTGGGACTAGct tctgcAACGGGTGTGTACCTGTCAGCGCTGccagctccaggtggtatccagATAGCTGGAAAGACCCCTAGTGACCTGAGCTACGACCAACACATCTCCACCATGCAGAAACGCATTGATGACACCATCGCCAAGAACAAGGAGCTCTACAACATACACCCCCCG AAGTTATTTACGTTGGACCCTGAGGCATTCACCGGCCTGAATACG GAGTGTATAGAGGAGGTGGTGGGGTCTCCTATCCCTGACAGACAGCGGTCCAGCAGACTGTTCAGGTCTACCTCTGAGAGTTCAGATGAGCTGTCCGAACTAGACCTGTCCCACGGCAAGAAGGATGCCTTTGTACTGGAG ATTGATGACACTGATGCAGTAGAGGACATCCAATCCCTACTTACTGATGCCCCCATACCTGCAG ggttCTACAGCTGTAACACGGAGGTCATGCCTGGGATTCACAACTGGACTTCAGGACTACAG ATGTTTACATCTGTCCGGGTCTACAGACTCAGTAATGCCAATCTGACCAACCAGGGCCTCAACAAGATCTTTACTGACCTCTGTGAGAACTTGCTCAAA agtctatACTTTAAGCTGCGTTCCATGATCCCCTGCTGTCTTTGCCATCTCAACTTCACTGTAGCCGTACCAGAAGAAGAACTCATACAG gtgGCGGTGACAGCCGTAGCCATGAGTTTTGACAAGGAGACTCAGCAGGCAGCAGACAAGGCTCTCACCAGGG AGGGGTTTGTTTGTTTTCCAGGGAGTGGTGAGAATGAGGAACAGCTCCAGTTTTCTATGGAGCTGTGTGGAGAGTCAACCATCTCCAACAACCAGCCTACTGCCAAACCTTCAG GTGTTCCTGAGAGTGCCATGGTCCACTCGTCTCGAG CTCCCTCGGTTGATTACGGTTCCTTTGCAGACAGATGCAGCACCTGGCTAGAGCTGCTTAGGCTGAAAGCTCACACCATAAGACGAGGATCAGTTAAGACAAGTAGGAGGACACAGTTGCTAGCACactctg TCTCGTCTTCAGAGCGCTGCAGTCCTCTCCCAGAGGGGCGGTCCCGGTCGCTACGCTCCACCAGGTCGTTGCCGTGCGGTGCCCCTGTTACTGTGGTGAAGATGActcctctgtccttccttcccgGGACGCGCATTGTGAAATACTTGGGAATCATCAACATGTTCTTCATTAGGGAGACCACGTCACTACGAGAG
- the LOC110521665 gene encoding C2 domain-containing protein 5 isoform X2 — MPGKLKAKIVAGRHLPVMDRASDLTDAFVEVKFGNTTFKTDVFPKSLNPQWNSEWFKFEVDDEDLQDEPLQITVLDHDTYSANDAIGKVYIDIDPLLSCEAATVISGWLPIYDTIHGIRGEINVLVKVDLFNDLNRFRQSSCGVKFFCTTSIPRCYRVALVHGFVEELVVNEDPEYQWIDRIRTPRASNEARQRLISLMSGELQRKIGLKVLEMGGNAVVGYLQCFDLEGESGLVVRAIGTACTLDKLSPGTAPNTTTHTNTHTLPNTAPTSNACNSPSKDSKEPVFSEDPPHSLSGPPTPLRTLPSSSPPPFSPSKPCSRQSSSSDTDLSLTPRIERFVSSPGVFLCPSSPTLSFDSPSLPSSGLILCSIGSALRAYTPPPLPSVQSEGSVLRKTVSFSEELMLAASGMGSGGSVGKEAGPLKTLLRQHTQSALEQREFPIFTLTCFPPGFLVHVGGVVSTRSVKLLDRIHNPVLGNTRSYKLLDWNSVAADEPETRDAWWEEIRQEIKSHAKALGCHAVVGYSESTSICEEVCILSASGTAAMLNPRFMREGCLDTGGSDHRLSRQPHPGMVGSERGEGEVSSTWLGFEDASPPSCGFVHIPYDEFNMPFPAQLTYCYHCRRQKVPDVLFTTIDLPAEAEVTGKGCLIQARLCRTKKKAQGEVNATSISNLLPFMEYELHTQLMNKLKLRSMNALFGLRIQISVGENMLLGLASATGVYLSALPAPGGIQIAGKTPSDLSYDQHISTMQKRIDDTIAKNKELYNIHPPLFTLDPEAFTGLNTECIEEVVGSPIPDRQRSSRLFRSTSESSDELSELDLSHGKKDAFVLEIDDTDAVEDIQSLLTDAPIPAGFYSCNTEVMPGIHNWTSGLQMFTSVRVYRLSNANLTNQGLNKIFTDLCENLLKSLYFKLRSMIPCCLCHLNFTVAVPEEELIQVAVTAVAMSFDKETQQAADKALTREGFVCFPGSGENEEQLQFSMELCGESTISNNQPTAKPSGVPESAMVHSSRAPSVDYGSFADRCSTWLELLRLKAHTIRRGSVKTSRRTQLLAHSVSSSERCSPLPEGRSRSLRSTRSLPCGAPVTVVKMTPLSFLPGTRIVKYLGIINMFFIRETTSLREEGGVSGFLHSFIAEVFAMVRAHVAALGGNALVSYSMKECVFMENPNKNQAQCLINVSGDAVIFIRESDQEAIPPLLTSRQTSSTGADGTT, encoded by the exons ATGCCGGGGAAGCTGAAAGCTAAGATTGTGGCAGGGCGCCACTTACCTGTCATGGACAGAGCCAGCGACCTCACTGATGCCTTTGTAGAG GTCAAGTTTGGCAACACAACTTTCAAAACGGACGTCTTCCCCAAGTCACTTAACCCACAGTGGAACTCAGAGTGGTTCAAATTTGAG GTGGATGATGAGGACTTACAGGATGAGCCATTACAAATCACAGTGTTGGACCATGACACTTACAGTGCCAACGATGCAATAGGGAAGGTCTACATTGACATCGACCCTCTGCTCTCCTGCGAGGCTGCTACTGTCATTTCTGGATGGTTACCCATCTACGACACTATACACG GTATCAGAGGGGAGATTAATGTTCTGGTGAAGGTGGACCTCTTCAATGACCTGAACCGCTTCAGACAGTCCTCTTGTGGTGTCAAATTCTTCTGCA cAACGTCCATCCCGAGGTGTTACCGCGTGGCGCTGGTCCATGGCTTTGTTGAGGAGCTGGTGGTGAACGAGGACCCAGAGTACCAGTGGATTGACCGCATCAGAACCCCCAGAGCTTCAAACGAGGCCCGACAGAGACTCATCTCTCTCATGTCTG gtgaGCTGCAGAGGAAAATAGGTCTGAAAGTGTTGGAGATGGGTGGTAATGCGGTGGTGGGGTACCTGCAGTGCTTTGATCTGGAGGGAGAGTCAGGTCTGGTGGTCCGAGCCATCGGCACCGCCTGTACTCTGGACAAACTCAGCCCTGGGACGGCTCccaacactaccacacacaccaacacacacacactccccaacaCCGCCCCCACATCCAATGCCTGCAACTCTCCTTCCAAGGACAGCAAAGA GCCTGTGTTCAGTGAGGACCCCCCCCATTCCCTCTCCGGCCCCCCCACGCCTCTCAGAacccttccttcctcctctcctcctcccttctctccatccAAGCCATGCAGTCGCCAGTCCTCCTCCTCAGACACAGACCTCAGTCTGACGCCCAGGATTG AGAGGTTTGTGTCTAGTCCTGGGGTCTTCCTCTGTCCCAGTTCCCCCACCCTCTCCTTCGATTCCCCGTCCCTTCCTTCCTCTGGGCTAATCCTGTGCAGCATTGGGTCTGCCCTCAGAGCCtacaccccaccccctctcccctctgtccaatCAGAGGGGTCTGTGTTGAGAAAGACTGTATCATTCAGTGAAGAGCTGATGCTGGCGGCCTCCG GGATGGGAAGTGGGGGCAGCGTTGGAAAAGAGGCTGGCCCTCTGAAGACCCTCCTCAGACAACATACCCAATCAGCTCTGGAGCAGAGG GAGTTCCCCATCTTCACGTTGACCTGTTTCCCCCCTGGCTTCTTGGTTCACGTCGGGGGCGTGGTCAGCACCCGCTCGGTCAAGCTGCTTGACCGCATACACAACCCCG TGTTGGGTAACACGCGCTCTTACAAACTGCTAGACTGGAATAGTGTCGCTGCAG aCGAGCCGGAGACGAGGGACGCGTGGTGGGAGGAGATTCGTCAGGAGATCAAGTCTCATGCAAAAGCCCTGGGTTGCCACGCTGTGGTGGGATACAGCGAGAGCACCAGCATCTg TGAGGAGGTGTGTATCCTGTCTGCATCTGGCACAGCGGCCATGTTGAATCCCAGATTCATGCGTGAGGGCTGTCTGGACACCGGCGGCAGCGACCACAGGTTATCACGACAACCACACCCCGGCATGGTGGGGTCGGAGAGGGGCGAGGGGGAAGTTAGCTCAACCTGGCTGgg gttTGAGGATGCGTCGCCCCCTAGCTGCGGGTTTGTTCACATCCCGTATGATGAGTTCAACATGCCGTTCCCAGCTCAGCTTACATACTGCTACCACTGTAGGAGACAGAAGGTCCCTGATGTGCTCTTTACTACCATAGACCTACCTGCTGAGGCTGAGGTTACTGGGAAGGGCTGCCTCATACAGGCCAG GTTGTGTCGAACGAAGAAGAAGGCCCAAGGGGAGGTGAATGCTACATCCATCTCTAACCTCCTCCCCTTCATGGAGTATGAGCTCCACACACAGCTGATGAACAAACTCAAACTGCGCTCCATGAATGCTCTGTTTGGACTCCGCATTCAGATCAGTGTGGGAGAAAACATGCTCCTGGGACTAGct tctgcAACGGGTGTGTACCTGTCAGCGCTGccagctccaggtggtatccagATAGCTGGAAAGACCCCTAGTGACCTGAGCTACGACCAACACATCTCCACCATGCAGAAACGCATTGATGACACCATCGCCAAGAACAAGGAGCTCTACAACATACACCCCCCG TTATTTACGTTGGACCCTGAGGCATTCACCGGCCTGAATACG GAGTGTATAGAGGAGGTGGTGGGGTCTCCTATCCCTGACAGACAGCGGTCCAGCAGACTGTTCAGGTCTACCTCTGAGAGTTCAGATGAGCTGTCCGAACTAGACCTGTCCCACGGCAAGAAGGATGCCTTTGTACTGGAG ATTGATGACACTGATGCAGTAGAGGACATCCAATCCCTACTTACTGATGCCCCCATACCTGCAG ggttCTACAGCTGTAACACGGAGGTCATGCCTGGGATTCACAACTGGACTTCAGGACTACAG ATGTTTACATCTGTCCGGGTCTACAGACTCAGTAATGCCAATCTGACCAACCAGGGCCTCAACAAGATCTTTACTGACCTCTGTGAGAACTTGCTCAAA agtctatACTTTAAGCTGCGTTCCATGATCCCCTGCTGTCTTTGCCATCTCAACTTCACTGTAGCCGTACCAGAAGAAGAACTCATACAG gtgGCGGTGACAGCCGTAGCCATGAGTTTTGACAAGGAGACTCAGCAGGCAGCAGACAAGGCTCTCACCAGGG AGGGGTTTGTTTGTTTTCCAGGGAGTGGTGAGAATGAGGAACAGCTCCAGTTTTCTATGGAGCTGTGTGGAGAGTCAACCATCTCCAACAACCAGCCTACTGCCAAACCTTCAG GTGTTCCTGAGAGTGCCATGGTCCACTCGTCTCGAG CTCCCTCGGTTGATTACGGTTCCTTTGCAGACAGATGCAGCACCTGGCTAGAGCTGCTTAGGCTGAAAGCTCACACCATAAGACGAGGATCAGTTAAGACAAGTAGGAGGACACAGTTGCTAGCACactctg TCTCGTCTTCAGAGCGCTGCAGTCCTCTCCCAGAGGGGCGGTCCCGGTCGCTACGCTCCACCAGGTCGTTGCCGTGCGGTGCCCCTGTTACTGTGGTGAAGATGActcctctgtccttccttcccgGGACGCGCATTGTGAAATACTTGGGAATCATCAACATGTTCTTCATTAGGGAGACCACGTCACTACGAGAG
- the LOC110521665 gene encoding C2 domain-containing protein 5 isoform X1 has translation MPGKLKAKIVAGRHLPVMDRASDLTDAFVEVKFGNTTFKTDVFPKSLNPQWNSEWFKFEVDDEDLQDEPLQITVLDHDTYSANDAIGKVYIDIDPLLSCEAATVISGWLPIYDTIHGIRGEINVLVKVDLFNDLNRFRQSSCGVKFFCTTSIPRCYRVALVHGFVEELVVNEDPEYQWIDRIRTPRASNEARQRLISLMSGELQRKIGLKVLEMGGNAVVGYLQCFDLEGESGLVVRAIGTACTLDKLSPGTAPNTTTHTNTHTLPNTAPTSNACNSPSKDSKEPVFSEDPPHSLSGPPTPLRTLPSSSPPPFSPSKPCSRQSSSSDTDLSLTPRIERFVSSPGVFLCPSSPTLSFDSPSLPSSGLILCSIGSALRAYTPPPLPSVQSEGSVLRKTVSFSEELMLAASGMGSGGSVGKEAGPLKTLLRQHTQSALEQREFPIFTLTCFPPGFLVHVGGVVSTRSVKLLDRIHNPVLGNTRSYKLLDWNSVAADEPETRDAWWEEIRQEIKSHAKALGCHAVVGYSESTSICEEVCILSASGTAAMLNPRFMREGCLDTGGSDHRLSRQPHPGMVGSERGEGEVSSTWLGFEDASPPSCGFVHIPYDEFNMPFPAQLTYCYHCRRQKVPDVLFTTIDLPAEAEVTGKGCLIQARLCRTKKKAQGEVNATSISNLLPFMEYELHTQLMNKLKLRSMNALFGLRIQISVGENMLLGLASATGVYLSALPAPGGIQIAGKTPSDLSYDQHISTMQKRIDDTIAKNKELYNIHPPKLFTLDPEAFTGLNTECIEEVVGSPIPDRQRSSRLFRSTSESSDELSELDLSHGKKDAFVLEIDDTDAVEDIQSLLTDAPIPAGFYSCNTEVMPGIHNWTSGLQMFTSVRVYRLSNANLTNQGLNKIFTDLCENLLKSLYFKLRSMIPCCLCHLNFTVAVPEEELIQVAVTAVAMSFDKETQQAADKALTREGFVCFPGSGENEEQLQFSMELCGESTISNNQPTAKPSGVPESAMVHSSRAPSVDYGSFADRCSTWLELLRLKAHTIRRGSVKTSRRTQLLAHSVSSSERCSPLPEGRSRSLRSTRSLPCGAPVTVVKMTPLSFLPGTRIVKYLGIINMFFIRETTSLREEGGVSGFLHSFIAEVFAMVRAHVAALGGNALVSYSMKECVFMENPNKNQAQCLINVSGDAVIFIRESDQEAIPPLLTSRQTSSTGADGTT, from the exons ATGCCGGGGAAGCTGAAAGCTAAGATTGTGGCAGGGCGCCACTTACCTGTCATGGACAGAGCCAGCGACCTCACTGATGCCTTTGTAGAG GTCAAGTTTGGCAACACAACTTTCAAAACGGACGTCTTCCCCAAGTCACTTAACCCACAGTGGAACTCAGAGTGGTTCAAATTTGAG GTGGATGATGAGGACTTACAGGATGAGCCATTACAAATCACAGTGTTGGACCATGACACTTACAGTGCCAACGATGCAATAGGGAAGGTCTACATTGACATCGACCCTCTGCTCTCCTGCGAGGCTGCTACTGTCATTTCTGGATGGTTACCCATCTACGACACTATACACG GTATCAGAGGGGAGATTAATGTTCTGGTGAAGGTGGACCTCTTCAATGACCTGAACCGCTTCAGACAGTCCTCTTGTGGTGTCAAATTCTTCTGCA cAACGTCCATCCCGAGGTGTTACCGCGTGGCGCTGGTCCATGGCTTTGTTGAGGAGCTGGTGGTGAACGAGGACCCAGAGTACCAGTGGATTGACCGCATCAGAACCCCCAGAGCTTCAAACGAGGCCCGACAGAGACTCATCTCTCTCATGTCTG gtgaGCTGCAGAGGAAAATAGGTCTGAAAGTGTTGGAGATGGGTGGTAATGCGGTGGTGGGGTACCTGCAGTGCTTTGATCTGGAGGGAGAGTCAGGTCTGGTGGTCCGAGCCATCGGCACCGCCTGTACTCTGGACAAACTCAGCCCTGGGACGGCTCccaacactaccacacacaccaacacacacacactccccaacaCCGCCCCCACATCCAATGCCTGCAACTCTCCTTCCAAGGACAGCAAAGA GCCTGTGTTCAGTGAGGACCCCCCCCATTCCCTCTCCGGCCCCCCCACGCCTCTCAGAacccttccttcctcctctcctcctcccttctctccatccAAGCCATGCAGTCGCCAGTCCTCCTCCTCAGACACAGACCTCAGTCTGACGCCCAGGATTG AGAGGTTTGTGTCTAGTCCTGGGGTCTTCCTCTGTCCCAGTTCCCCCACCCTCTCCTTCGATTCCCCGTCCCTTCCTTCCTCTGGGCTAATCCTGTGCAGCATTGGGTCTGCCCTCAGAGCCtacaccccaccccctctcccctctgtccaatCAGAGGGGTCTGTGTTGAGAAAGACTGTATCATTCAGTGAAGAGCTGATGCTGGCGGCCTCCG GGATGGGAAGTGGGGGCAGCGTTGGAAAAGAGGCTGGCCCTCTGAAGACCCTCCTCAGACAACATACCCAATCAGCTCTGGAGCAGAGG GAGTTCCCCATCTTCACGTTGACCTGTTTCCCCCCTGGCTTCTTGGTTCACGTCGGGGGCGTGGTCAGCACCCGCTCGGTCAAGCTGCTTGACCGCATACACAACCCCG TGTTGGGTAACACGCGCTCTTACAAACTGCTAGACTGGAATAGTGTCGCTGCAG aCGAGCCGGAGACGAGGGACGCGTGGTGGGAGGAGATTCGTCAGGAGATCAAGTCTCATGCAAAAGCCCTGGGTTGCCACGCTGTGGTGGGATACAGCGAGAGCACCAGCATCTg TGAGGAGGTGTGTATCCTGTCTGCATCTGGCACAGCGGCCATGTTGAATCCCAGATTCATGCGTGAGGGCTGTCTGGACACCGGCGGCAGCGACCACAGGTTATCACGACAACCACACCCCGGCATGGTGGGGTCGGAGAGGGGCGAGGGGGAAGTTAGCTCAACCTGGCTGgg gttTGAGGATGCGTCGCCCCCTAGCTGCGGGTTTGTTCACATCCCGTATGATGAGTTCAACATGCCGTTCCCAGCTCAGCTTACATACTGCTACCACTGTAGGAGACAGAAGGTCCCTGATGTGCTCTTTACTACCATAGACCTACCTGCTGAGGCTGAGGTTACTGGGAAGGGCTGCCTCATACAGGCCAG GTTGTGTCGAACGAAGAAGAAGGCCCAAGGGGAGGTGAATGCTACATCCATCTCTAACCTCCTCCCCTTCATGGAGTATGAGCTCCACACACAGCTGATGAACAAACTCAAACTGCGCTCCATGAATGCTCTGTTTGGACTCCGCATTCAGATCAGTGTGGGAGAAAACATGCTCCTGGGACTAGct tctgcAACGGGTGTGTACCTGTCAGCGCTGccagctccaggtggtatccagATAGCTGGAAAGACCCCTAGTGACCTGAGCTACGACCAACACATCTCCACCATGCAGAAACGCATTGATGACACCATCGCCAAGAACAAGGAGCTCTACAACATACACCCCCCG AAGTTATTTACGTTGGACCCTGAGGCATTCACCGGCCTGAATACG GAGTGTATAGAGGAGGTGGTGGGGTCTCCTATCCCTGACAGACAGCGGTCCAGCAGACTGTTCAGGTCTACCTCTGAGAGTTCAGATGAGCTGTCCGAACTAGACCTGTCCCACGGCAAGAAGGATGCCTTTGTACTGGAG ATTGATGACACTGATGCAGTAGAGGACATCCAATCCCTACTTACTGATGCCCCCATACCTGCAG ggttCTACAGCTGTAACACGGAGGTCATGCCTGGGATTCACAACTGGACTTCAGGACTACAG ATGTTTACATCTGTCCGGGTCTACAGACTCAGTAATGCCAATCTGACCAACCAGGGCCTCAACAAGATCTTTACTGACCTCTGTGAGAACTTGCTCAAA agtctatACTTTAAGCTGCGTTCCATGATCCCCTGCTGTCTTTGCCATCTCAACTTCACTGTAGCCGTACCAGAAGAAGAACTCATACAG gtgGCGGTGACAGCCGTAGCCATGAGTTTTGACAAGGAGACTCAGCAGGCAGCAGACAAGGCTCTCACCAGGG AGGGGTTTGTTTGTTTTCCAGGGAGTGGTGAGAATGAGGAACAGCTCCAGTTTTCTATGGAGCTGTGTGGAGAGTCAACCATCTCCAACAACCAGCCTACTGCCAAACCTTCAG GTGTTCCTGAGAGTGCCATGGTCCACTCGTCTCGAG CTCCCTCGGTTGATTACGGTTCCTTTGCAGACAGATGCAGCACCTGGCTAGAGCTGCTTAGGCTGAAAGCTCACACCATAAGACGAGGATCAGTTAAGACAAGTAGGAGGACACAGTTGCTAGCACactctg TCTCGTCTTCAGAGCGCTGCAGTCCTCTCCCAGAGGGGCGGTCCCGGTCGCTACGCTCCACCAGGTCGTTGCCGTGCGGTGCCCCTGTTACTGTGGTGAAGATGActcctctgtccttccttcccgGGACGCGCATTGTGAAATACTTGGGAATCATCAACATGTTCTTCATTAGGGAGACCACGTCACTACGAGAG